The DNA region AACACCAGGTCGCAGTCCAGTCCCGGCTCGCATAGCGCGACGGGCATCGCGCGCACGGTCTCCGGGACCGGCGTGTCCAGCCGCCAGGTCACGGCTTCCGCGTAGGGTTTGCCGGCCGAACGCTCCGAGGCCGCGACGGCGGATATCCTGAACCACGGATGGCCTTCGAGCAACTGGACGAACCGCTGCCCGACCGCACCGGTAGCGCCGAGGACCCCTACTTTGATCTCATTCGTCGACATTTCTTGCTCCCGGATCTGGTATGAAGGTCATGGATGATCGCCGCCCGGCAGCACCCTTGCCGCCTTGATCAGGTCTCCGAACAGGCCGCCCGCCGTGACCTCCGGCCCCGCGCCCGGTCCCCGCACGATCAGCGGGTTGTCCCGGTACCGCTTCGTGGTGCACACGACCATGTTGTCCGGACCGGCCAGGCTTCCCAGGGGACTGTCCCGGTCCACGTTTTCGAGGCCTACCCGGCACGTGCCGTCTCCCACCGTAGCGACGTACCGCAGCACCTGTCCGCGATCTCCGCCGGATGCGACCCGCTGCGCGTAGACCGCGTCTTCACTGGTCAGCATGTCCATGAACGCGTCCACCGACGGCGCGTCCAGCAGCGCGTCGGAGACCATGCCTTCGATCTCCAGGTCGTCGAGCTCAAGGCGGTATCCGATCTCGCGGCCCAGGATCAGGGCCTTCCTGGCCACGTCCATCCCGTTCAGGTCGTCCCGCGGATCGGGTTCCGTGTAGCCGAGGTCCTTCGCCTCCCGCACGATCTCGGAGAAGGTCCGGCCGTGGTCGAGTTGGGAACAGATATATCCCAGCGTGCCGCTCAGGCATCCCGCGATCCGCGTTACCTCGTCCCCGGTATCCACCAGTTCCCTGACGGTGCTGACGATGGGCAGGCCGGCCCCGGCGGTCGTTTCGTACCAGTACCGCATCCGATCGGCGCGGCCCAGCCGCCGGATCTCTTCGTACGCGGCGCTCCGGTCGGTGATGGGCTTCTTGTTGGCCGTCACGACCGGGACGCCCCGTCGAAGGCAGGCCAGGTGCACTTCCGTCATCTCGGCGGACGTGGTGTCGACGATGCAAAGGTTCCCGGGCGGATCGCCCGGACCGCCCGGACCGCCCGGACCGCCCAGCAGGCGATCGATCATGGCGGCCGCGCCCGGGTAGTCCTCGCGACGATCCCCGTCTTCGAGCAAACGGTCCAGGCCGCCGGGTCCGCATAACGCCGTGTTGAGTCCCCCTGGATCGAAAACCAGTTGGTTCCGGCCGCAGATACCGATGTATTCGAAGTAAAGGCCGGTGGCTTCGGCCAAAGAACCGGCCCGGTCCGCCACCTGCCGGATCAAGGCACTCCCGATATTGCCCTTGCCGTATTGAAACAGGTTAATCGAGCTCAAAATCTCCGTCCCCTCCCAGCCCGAAGGACGCGTGCACCAGTTGAACGGTCTTCCGCAGGTCGTCCCGGCCTACGATGAATGAAATGTTCAGTTCCGATGAACCCTGGGCAATGGCGATGATGTTGATCCCGTGTTCGCCGAGTATGCCGAACGTGCGGGCCGCGATGCCCGGGGTGCCCTTCATGCCGCCGCCGACCACGGCCACCACGGCCAGATCGGGTTGCACCGAGATCTCCTCCAGACTGCCTTCGGCGACTTCGTGACGGAACTCATCCTTGAGCGCCCGGACCGTTCCCGGGCTGTCTCCTTCACTGACGACCAGGCAGATATCGTGTTCGGAGGACGCCTGCGTGATCATGATGACCTGGGTCTTGCGGTCCGCCGTGGTCTTGAACAGCCGCGCGTGGGTATCCGGCGTCCGGCTCAGGCTGGTGCCCTCGACCATGATCAGGCAAAGCCGGTCGATACTCGTAACGGCCTTCACGCCCAGCGGTGCGGCGCAGGTGCGCGAAGTGATGAGCGTACCGCTGTTCCCGCTTCGGAAGGTATTTCGTATCCGAATGGGAATCTCCTGTTTCACCGCGGGCAGCATGGTCATGGGATGGAGTACCTTGGCGCCGAAATAGGACATCTCCGAGGCCTCGAGATACGAAATCTCCTTGAGGACGCGGGCGTCCTCGACGATCCTCGGGTCGGCCGTCATCGCGCCGTCCACGTCCGTCCAGATCCACACTTCCTCCGCCTGCAGCGCACTGGCGACCAGGGAGGCGGTGAAATCCGAGGCACCTCGCCCGAGGGTCGTGGTCACGCCTTCGTCGGTGGATCCGATAAACCCCGTTACGACCGGAATGCAGCCCTCCGAAACCATCGCCGCGAGGCCCGCCGAAAGCCGCCGTTCCGTCTCGGCGTAATTCACCTCCGCCTCGGTGTAGCGCTCGTTCGTCTTCACATACTCCCGCGCATCTACGGGCAGGGACGACAGGCCGGCCGATCTGAGCGCGGCCGAGACGACGACCACGGAAAGGCGCTCGCCGAAGGAACTGACCAGGTCGATCGAACGCGGGGAAAGCTCCCTGAGCAGCGTTATGCCGTGCAGGATGCCGGATAGTTCGTCGATGAGCCCGGCACAGACTTCGAGGGCCCGTTTCCGCTCTTCTCCTTCGGCCAGTGCGCGGATCGTCTCGTCGTGGCGTTTCCTCAGCGCCGAGAGGGCATCCGTGGGCTCCGTCCCCTCGCAGGCCTGCGCCGCCATGGTACGGAGGGCGTCGGTCACCTTGCTCATGGCGGACAAGACCATCACCAGGTCGTGTTCGCGGTGCTTTGCGACGATCTTGACGACTTGTCGAATGGCCTCCGCGCCGCCTACGGAAGTGCCGCCGAATTTCATGACGATCATTGGGCTACCAGTCTTTTTCCGGATTGACCTGCGTGGCCTGTTGTCTGCGCAGCTGGCGCTGGATATCCTGCTCGTCCCTGTTCAGGGCGTTCAGCAGGCGTTCCGCCTCCGCCCTGCTCAGTTCCCCCTCCCGTGGCGGCGGTGCTTCCGGGCTTTCCCCTTCATCAGGTTCCTGTCCACCGTCGGCCTGGTCGGCCTGGTCATCCCGGTTGTCCTGGCCCGCCTGGTCCGCCTGGTCATCCTGGTCAGCCTGGTCATCCAGGTCCTCCTGCCGGTCCTGCGCGTTCCTGCGTTCCTGTTCCTCCTGCTGCCGAAGCTCCCTCATCACGTATTCCAGGTTGTATTTCAAGTCGATATCGTCCGAATCGATACGCAGGCCCGCTTTGTAGGCCTCGATGGATTCCTTCAGCAAGCCCATGCGATAGAGGCTGTTTCCCATGTTGTACCGGGCCCGGCCGCCGACGGGCTCCTCGCCTTCCAGCGCGTTCACGTAGGCCTGTACGGCAGAGGGATACTGCTCGGAGCGGTACAGCGCGTTGCCCCGGTTGTAATGCAGTGCCGGGTTCTCGCCGTCCTCCGTCAGCGCCTCGTCATAGGCCGCCAGCGCCTCATCGTATTTTTCCTGTTGGTACAGTTCGTTTCCGCGGGCGTTCTTCGCGGCCGGCTGCCAGCCGAGAAACAACAGGATGACCAGGATTACGCTCATGGCTTCTGTTTCCGTTCCCTACGATTCGTCGAGCAGGCCGCGGTCCCGGATCACGGTATCCGCAACCAGGAGCAGCAGGCCGAAGAACAATATATACTGGAAACGTTCTACGTACTGCGTAAATTCTCTGCTCTCGAACTCCGCCTTCTCCAGGGACGCGATGGTGTCGTATACCAGGTCCATCTCGTCTCCACCGGGGGTAGCCCTGTAGTAGGCCCCTCCGGTCGTCTCCGCGATATGTCGCAGCGTGGACTCGTCCAGCCGGCTCATGACCACGGATCCGGACCGGTCCCGCATGTGGCCGGCGATCCGGCCGTCCTCGCCCGTGACCGGTATGGGTACGCCCTGCGGCGTGCCGACGCCCACCACGTAGACGCGCACCCCCTGGGCCGCCAGTTCCGAAGCGACGGCGATCGGATCTTCCTGGTGGTCTTCTCCGTCGGTGATCAGCAGGACGGCCTTGTACCCCTTGTGATCCTGCCGAAACGACCGGCCCGCGATGCGCAGCGCCTCCGCGATGGCCGTTCCCTGGGTACCCACGGTCCGGGTATCGATGCCGTCCAGGAAAAGCTCCACGATGCTGTAATCGGTGGTCAGCGGACACTGGAGAAAAGCGGACCCTGCGAATACCACCAGGCCGATCCGGTCATTGCGAAGCTTCCCCACCAGGGACCGGACGGCGAATTTGGCCCGCACGAGGCGGTTTGGCCGGACATCCTCGGCCAGCATGCTGTTGGAAACGTCCAGCGCGGCCATGACCGAGAACCCGGTCTGGCTCACGGTTTCGGACCGGGTCCCGAACTGCGGCCGGGCGAGCGCCAGCACGAAACAGACCAGGGCGAGGAGTACGAGGGCCGCCTTGACCGACTGCCTTCTCGCCACGGTAGAACGGGACAGCCTGCCGATCAGTTCCGGTTCTCCCAGCTGCCTGAGGGCTTCGCGCCTGCGTCGGAACCGCGCGGCGAAAAACAGGACGAGCAGCGGCGCGGCCGCAAGCAGATAGAGGTATTCAGGTTGGGCAAACTGCATTTCGGCTCCTCGGCCGATACACGCCGCCACCGGGCCGTACGTGCTACGGCAGTCTTCTCAGCCGGGTGTGCGACAGCACGATATCCGCCAGCACGAGAAACATGGCCGGCAAAAGGAAATACCCGAACAGTTCGGTGTACCTCGAGTAGGCGATGACCCTCATCTCCGTGCGTTCCAGCGCGTCTATCCGCTGGTAGATGTGGGACAGCATTTCGGCATCGGTCGCCTTGAAATAGAACCCGCCCGTGAGCGACGCGACCTCCCTGAGCGTCCCTTCATCGATTTCCGTGAGGGCGAGGCTGCCGTCCCGGTTGCGCGCATACGTGCGGCCCAGTACGGGATCGTCGACCGGGATGGGCGCGCCGCCCTCTTTACCGATCCCGATCGAGTAGATCTTGATCCCCAGCACGTTGGCCGCCTTGGCCGCTGTGATGGGGTCGATCGCCCCCGTATTGTTCACGCCGTCGGTAAGCAGAATGACTACTTTGCTCTCGGCAGTGCTCTGCCGCAGCCGGTTGACGGAATTTGCAATGCCCATCCCGATGGCCGTACCGTCTTCGGTCAACCCGATCTCCACCTGGTCCAGCAGTCCGAGCAGCACGTCGTAGTCCAGTGTCAGCGGGCACTGCGTGAAGCTGCGTCCCGCGAAGACCACCATGCCGATCCGGTCGTTCGTCCGTTCCCGGATGAAGTCGGAAATCACGGATTTGGCCACGAAAAGCCGGTTACGGGGTTTGTAGTCTTCCGCCCCCATGCTCCCGGATATATCGAGCGCCAGTATGATGTCGATCCCCTCCGTCATCACTTCCGCGCCTTCGGTACCCGTCTGCGGGCGGGCCAGGGCAAGGATGGCCAGGCCGATGGCCATGGTGCGCAGCGCGGTGGGAACGTGGCGGTACTTCAAGGCGGACGCGGGTTTCAATCGGTTGACAAAAGAGATGTCCGAGAAGCTCAGCCCGCCCCGGCGCGCCTTCAGTCTCCGGCGGTACGTCCAAAAGAGCACCGGCAGGATCACGAGAAGCACCAGGATCATGGGTGTGGAAAAGAACATGGGGGCATCAATCCTTCGACGGCTCGGCGGTTTCCGCCACTGACGGCTCGGCGGTTTCCGACACATCGGGCGGACGTGTCCGCTCGACGATCTCCCGTCCTTCCTGCAGGGAAAGCGACTGCCGATGCGCTTCCGGCGTATGCCTGGCGAATTTGACCATATCGCATTCTTCGAAAAGTACCCGTACGAACCGGGATTCATCGTGGCCGACCCGGAGCGCGTTCAATGCCGTCAGCAATTCGGAGGTCGTGTATTCCATCGCGGCTATTCCGTAGCGTCCGGACAGGTACCGGCGCAGGATTTCCGACAGCGCGGAATAGTGGGCTTTCACGCGTCCCTGGTCCAGCCACTCCTTCAGGGCCAGTTGTTCCAGTTCCTCCAGGGCGATCTCTTCGGGCGGGCGATTGATCGCCGGGACCGTACCATGCGGGTCCTCCCGGTTCCTCCGGCGCTTGATGTACATAAAGACGACCACCGCGACGGCGAGCAACACCAGGCCGGCGATCAGCCAGTAGAACCAGGGCGCTCCACCGGGGATGTCCACCGGGGACTTCAGATCGCGTATATCCGCGGCATCGTCCTCGATTACGCTGATGACGGAAACCGGGATGGACTCCGATTCGGCGGATAACTCGGTGCCATCCGACAGG from Gemmatimonadota bacterium includes:
- a CDS encoding aspartate kinase, encoding MIVMKFGGTSVGGAEAIRQVVKIVAKHREHDLVMVLSAMSKVTDALRTMAAQACEGTEPTDALSALRKRHDETIRALAEGEERKRALEVCAGLIDELSGILHGITLLRELSPRSIDLVSSFGERLSVVVVSAALRSAGLSSLPVDAREYVKTNERYTEAEVNYAETERRLSAGLAAMVSEGCIPVVTGFIGSTDEGVTTTLGRGASDFTASLVASALQAEEVWIWTDVDGAMTADPRIVEDARVLKEISYLEASEMSYFGAKVLHPMTMLPAVKQEIPIRIRNTFRSGNSGTLITSRTCAAPLGVKAVTSIDRLCLIMVEGTSLSRTPDTHARLFKTTADRKTQVIMITQASSEHDICLVVSEGDSPGTVRALKDEFRHEVAEGSLEEISVQPDLAVVAVVGGGMKGTPGIAARTFGILGEHGINIIAIAQGSSELNISFIVGRDDLRKTVQLVHASFGLGGDGDFELD
- a CDS encoding tetratricopeptide repeat protein, producing the protein MSVILVILLFLGWQPAAKNARGNELYQQEKYDEALAAYDEALTEDGENPALHYNRGNALYRSEQYPSAVQAYVNALEGEEPVGGRARYNMGNSLYRMGLLKESIEAYKAGLRIDSDDIDLKYNLEYVMRELRQQEEQERRNAQDRQEDLDDQADQDDQADQAGQDNRDDQADQADGGQEPDEGESPEAPPPREGELSRAEAERLLNALNRDEQDIQRQLRRQQATQVNPEKDW
- a CDS encoding VWA domain-containing protein, which codes for MQFAQPEYLYLLAAAPLLVLFFAARFRRRREALRQLGEPELIGRLSRSTVARRQSVKAALVLLALVCFVLALARPQFGTRSETVSQTGFSVMAALDVSNSMLAEDVRPNRLVRAKFAVRSLVGKLRNDRIGLVVFAGSAFLQCPLTTDYSIVELFLDGIDTRTVGTQGTAIAEALRIAGRSFRQDHKGYKAVLLITDGEDHQEDPIAVASELAAQGVRVYVVGVGTPQGVPIPVTGEDGRIAGHMRDRSGSVVMSRLDESTLRHIAETTGGAYYRATPGGDEMDLVYDTIASLEKAEFESREFTQYVERFQYILFFGLLLLVADTVIRDRGLLDES
- a CDS encoding VWA domain-containing protein, which codes for MFFSTPMILVLLVILPVLFWTYRRRLKARRGGLSFSDISFVNRLKPASALKYRHVPTALRTMAIGLAILALARPQTGTEGAEVMTEGIDIILALDISGSMGAEDYKPRNRLFVAKSVISDFIRERTNDRIGMVVFAGRSFTQCPLTLDYDVLLGLLDQVEIGLTEDGTAIGMGIANSVNRLRQSTAESKVVILLTDGVNNTGAIDPITAAKAANVLGIKIYSIGIGKEGGAPIPVDDPVLGRTYARNRDGSLALTEIDEGTLREVASLTGGFYFKATDAEMLSHIYQRIDALERTEMRVIAYSRYTELFGYFLLPAMFLVLADIVLSHTRLRRLP
- a CDS encoding BatD family protein; protein product: MRRSCLLATVLVAIASDPVDTGAFPVPQEGDPWFSIEATVDRDRITVGDPFQYRITVKSPGDSAIEWPESGTPPAGFDLLSFEHEGPLSGPGGTNIDLLRYELTLYRTGEHSIPPFSLKCVLSDGTELSAESESIPVSVISVIEDDAADIRDLKSPVDIPGGAPWFYWLIAGLVLLAVAVVVFMYIKRRRNREDPHGTVPAINRPPEEIALEELEQLALKEWLDQGRVKAHYSALSEILRRYLSGRYGIAAMEYTTSELLTALNALRVGHDESRFVRVLFEECDMVKFARHTPEAHRQSLSLQEGREIVERTRPPDVSETAEPSVAETAEPSKD